The Argopecten irradians isolate NY chromosome 6, Ai_NY, whole genome shotgun sequence genome has a window encoding:
- the LOC138326085 gene encoding ATP-dependent Clp protease proteolytic subunit-like: MATIFKKATVPLCRHGRSFLQSLTIHRKLHKAPVIHLANAPSITETADRGKTVDVFTRLMKDRIICLMGPVTDDVAEKVMAQLLCLHFEDTEKLIRIFINSPGGKVSAGLAIYDTMQYIKNPIATLCIGEACSMGSLLLTGGTQGMRYASPHSTIMVHQPLTSGLQGYVTDLKIMAANMKRTKELIQSLYVKHTGLTPLVIEKALDRDNYMTPHEAKEFGLIDEIL; the protein is encoded by the exons ATGGCTACTATTTTTAAG AAAGCCACTGTTCCTCTTTGTCGTCATGGAAGAAGTTTTCTTCAATCATTAACAATTCACAGAAAGCTCCACAAGGCACCTGTAATACACTTGGCAAATGCTCCATCAATAACGGAAACAGCAGATAGAGGCAAAACTGTGGACGTGTTCACCCGACTGATGAAGGACAGAATTATTTGTCTGATGGGACCA GTAACTGATGACGTAGCAGAGAAGGTGATGGCCCAGCTACtatgtttacattttgaagATACAGAGAAATTGATCAGAATATTTATCAACAGTCCAG GTGGAAAGGTATCTGCAGGTCTTGCCATCTACGATACTATGCAGTATATTAAAAACCCTATAGCTACACTGTGTATAGGGGAGGCATGTAGTATGGGTTCTCTCCTCCTGACTGGTGGTACACAAGGAATGCGATACGCCTCACCTCACTCCACCATCATGGTCCACCAACCTCTCACTTCAGGTCTTCAG GGTTATGTCACAGACCTCAAAATCATGGCTGCTAACATGAAGAGAACGAAAGAGTTGATTCAGAGTCTGTATGTAAAACACACGGGACTCACACCTCTGGTTATAG AGAAAGCCTTGGACAGAGACAACTATATGACCCCACATGAAGCAAAAGAGTTTGGATTAATTGATGAAATTTTATGA